One window of Suricata suricatta isolate VVHF042 chromosome 6, meerkat_22Aug2017_6uvM2_HiC, whole genome shotgun sequence genomic DNA carries:
- the RNF187 gene encoding E3 ubiquitin-protein ligase RNF187 encodes MPSLRFRLLGQALSLAVSCCGPENKGSVEIMRKDLNDARDLHGQAESAAAVWKGHVMDRRKKALTDYKKLRAFFAEEEERFLQEADKEEGSPEDEDADAADRFGSLLQAVSELERRHRNLGLSMLLQ; translated from the exons ATGCCCTCCCTGAGGTTCCGTCTCTTGGGCCAGGCACTCAGCCTGGCTGTCTCCTGCTGTGGTCCA GAGAACAAGGGGTCTGTGGAGATCATGCGGAAAGACCTGAATGACGCCCGGGACCTGCATGGCCAGGCTGAATCCGCCGCAGCCGTGTGGAAG GGACATGTGATGGACCGCCGGAAGAAGGCCCTGACCGACTACAAGAAGCTTCGGGCCTTCTTTGCCGAGGAGGAGGAGCGTTTCCTGCAGGAGGCGGATAAAGAGGAGGGGTCCCCAGAGGACGAGGACGCAGATGCTGCCGATCGCTTTGGGTCCCTGCTGCAGGCCGTCTCGGAGCTGGAGAGGAGGCACCGCAATCTGGGGCTCAGCATGCTGCTGCAG tga